In Streptomyces sp. NBC_00878, a single window of DNA contains:
- a CDS encoding SDR family oxidoreductase, with translation MGNGALSGAVIAVAGAGGPAGRAALLRLAEAGATVVGSDNDPERLAEAVDAARYAHGGATVVGDTVDLLDLQSSHDWATHIEKDFGRVDGLVHLVGGWRGSETFTKTVLDDWDLLEMLLVRTVQHTSLAFHEALQRSDRGRYVLISAAGASRPTAGNAAYSAAKAAAEAWTLAMADFFRKAGASEGAEGPTSAAAILVVKALVHDAMRAERPNAKFAGFTDVKELAEAIVGVWDRPASEVNGKRLWLTEKP, from the coding sequence ATGGGGAACGGGGCTCTCAGCGGTGCGGTGATCGCGGTGGCCGGCGCGGGCGGACCCGCGGGAAGGGCCGCGCTGCTGCGGCTCGCCGAGGCGGGAGCGACCGTCGTCGGCTCGGACAACGATCCCGAGCGGCTCGCGGAGGCCGTGGACGCGGCCCGCTACGCGCACGGCGGCGCCACGGTCGTCGGCGACACGGTCGACCTGCTCGACCTGCAGTCCAGCCATGACTGGGCCACGCACATCGAGAAGGACTTCGGCCGGGTCGACGGCCTGGTCCACCTCGTGGGCGGCTGGCGCGGCAGCGAGACCTTCACCAAGACCGTCCTCGACGACTGGGACCTCCTGGAAATGCTGCTCGTCCGTACCGTGCAGCACACCTCCCTCGCCTTCCACGAGGCGCTGCAGCGCAGCGACCGCGGCCGGTACGTCCTGATCAGCGCCGCGGGCGCGAGCAGGCCCACCGCGGGCAACGCCGCCTACTCCGCAGCCAAGGCCGCGGCCGAGGCCTGGACGCTGGCCATGGCCGACTTTTTCCGCAAGGCCGGAGCCTCCGAGGGAGCTGAGGGGCCGACGTCCGCGGCTGCGATCCTGGTGGTGAAGGCGTTGGTGCACGACGCGATGCGCGCCGAGCGCCCGAACGCGAAGTTCGCGGGCTTCACGGACGTCAAGGAGCTGGCCGAGGCCATCGTCGGCGTCTGGGACCGGCCCGCCTCCGAAGTGAACGGAAAGCGTCTGTGGCTGACCGAGAAGCCGTGA
- a CDS encoding low specificity L-threonine aldolase: protein MNPPQPPYTAARRRHDPEIRGFASDNYAGAHPEVLAALALANGGHQVAYGEDDYTGHLQQVIRGHFGASAEVFPVFNGTGANVVALQALTDRWGAVICAESAHINVDEGGAPERMGGLKLLTVPTPDGKLTPELIDRQAYGWDDEHRAMPQVVSITQNTELGTVYTPDEVRAICDHAHAHGMKVHLDGARIANAAASLDVPMRAFTNAVGVDVLSFGGTKNGALFGEAVVVIDQDAVSHMKHLRKLSMQLASKMRFVSVQLEALLAKDLWLRNARHANEMAQRLAEGVRAVHGVEILHPVQANAVFARLPHDVSERLQKRYRFYSWDEAAGDVRWMCAFDTTEDDVDGFVAALKEAMAR, encoded by the coding sequence GTGAACCCTCCGCAGCCCCCCTATACAGCTGCGCGGCGCCGTCACGACCCGGAGATCCGCGGATTCGCCAGTGACAACTACGCGGGGGCCCACCCCGAGGTGCTCGCCGCCCTGGCCCTGGCCAACGGCGGGCACCAGGTCGCGTACGGCGAGGACGACTACACGGGCCACCTCCAGCAGGTGATCCGCGGCCACTTCGGCGCGAGCGCGGAGGTGTTCCCCGTCTTCAACGGCACGGGCGCCAACGTCGTGGCGCTCCAGGCGCTCACCGACCGCTGGGGCGCGGTGATCTGCGCGGAGAGCGCGCACATCAACGTCGACGAGGGCGGCGCCCCCGAGCGCATGGGCGGGCTCAAGCTGCTCACGGTGCCCACGCCCGACGGCAAGCTCACGCCCGAGCTGATCGACCGGCAGGCGTACGGCTGGGACGACGAGCACCGCGCGATGCCGCAGGTCGTGTCGATCACGCAGAACACCGAGCTGGGAACCGTCTACACGCCCGACGAGGTTCGCGCGATCTGCGACCACGCCCACGCGCACGGCATGAAGGTGCACCTCGACGGCGCCCGGATAGCCAACGCGGCCGCTTCCCTGGACGTCCCGATGCGGGCGTTCACGAACGCCGTCGGCGTGGACGTCCTCTCCTTCGGCGGCACGAAGAACGGCGCGCTGTTCGGCGAGGCCGTCGTCGTCATCGACCAGGACGCCGTCAGCCACATGAAGCACCTGCGCAAGCTGTCGATGCAGCTCGCCTCCAAGATGCGCTTCGTGTCGGTGCAGTTGGAGGCCCTGCTCGCCAAGGACCTGTGGCTGCGAAACGCCCGCCACGCGAACGAGATGGCCCAGCGTCTCGCCGAGGGCGTGCGGGCGGTGCATGGCGTCGAGATCCTCCACCCGGTGCAGGCCAACGCCGTTTTCGCCCGGCTGCCCCACGACGTCAGCGAGCGCCTCCAGAAGCGCTACCGCTTCTACTCCTGGGACGAGGCCGCGGGCGACGTCCGCTGGATGTGCGCCTTCGACACGACCGAGGACGACGTCGACGGCTTCGTGGCGGCACTCAAGGAGGCGATGGCGCGCTAG
- a CDS encoding transglutaminase domain-containing protein — MELIQNTPDLSAYLAADEAVDHHHPLVRETAARLAEGAADSYDYARAAYEFVRDTVPHSQDADDPRVTWRASDVLDRRTGICHAKAHALAALLRAEDIPTAFCYQSLRHDDGGGHVVHGLVAVRFNGAWHRQDCRGNKPGVDAQFSLDGERLAFPVDPRSDEVDYPVLYAAPHPAVLNALKSAPNRAHLWQNLPTTL, encoded by the coding sequence ATGGAGCTGATCCAGAACACCCCCGACCTGTCCGCGTACTTGGCCGCCGACGAGGCGGTCGACCATCATCATCCGCTTGTGCGGGAGACGGCCGCACGGCTCGCCGAGGGGGCGGCGGACTCGTATGACTATGCGCGAGCCGCGTACGAGTTCGTGCGCGACACCGTCCCGCACTCGCAGGACGCGGACGACCCGCGGGTCACCTGGCGCGCCTCCGACGTCCTGGACCGGCGCACCGGCATCTGCCACGCGAAGGCGCACGCGCTCGCCGCGCTGCTGCGGGCCGAGGACATCCCCACCGCGTTCTGCTACCAGTCGCTTCGACACGACGACGGAGGCGGGCATGTCGTGCACGGTCTGGTCGCCGTACGGTTCAACGGGGCCTGGCACCGACAGGACTGCCGTGGCAACAAGCCGGGAGTGGACGCCCAGTTCTCGCTCGACGGCGAACGGCTGGCCTTCCCCGTGGATCCGCGGTCCGACGAGGTGGACTATCCGGTGCTGTACGCCGCACCGCATCCGGCCGTCCTGAACGCCCTCAAATCGGCCCCGAACCGTGCCCACCTGTGGCAGAACCTGCCCACCACACTCTGA
- a CDS encoding 1-acyl-sn-glycerol-3-phosphate acyltransferase, translating to MAELAYRPAIGLAQALFKAWDLKIDCKGSENIPRSGGAVLVSNHISYLDFVFDGLAALPQKRLVRFMAKESVFRHKISGPPMRNMKHIPVDRKNGEAAYAHALDSLRSGEIVGVFPEATISQSFTLKSFKSGAARMAQEAGVPLIPMAVWGTQRLWTKGHPRNFKRSHTPITIRVGEAIEASRDKYAGAITRQLRERVQELLEAAQRAYPVRPKGPNDTWWMPAHLGGTAPTPEEVKAAETR from the coding sequence ATGGCTGAGCTTGCCTACCGTCCTGCCATCGGTCTCGCCCAGGCGCTGTTCAAGGCCTGGGACCTCAAGATCGACTGCAAGGGTTCGGAGAACATCCCGCGCTCGGGTGGTGCGGTGCTGGTGAGCAATCACATCAGCTATCTCGACTTCGTCTTCGACGGTCTCGCCGCGCTGCCGCAGAAGCGACTGGTCCGCTTCATGGCGAAGGAGTCGGTGTTCCGGCACAAGATCTCCGGCCCGCCGATGCGCAACATGAAGCACATCCCGGTGGACCGAAAGAACGGCGAGGCGGCGTACGCGCACGCGCTCGACTCGCTGCGCTCCGGCGAGATCGTCGGCGTCTTCCCCGAGGCCACGATCTCGCAGTCCTTCACGCTGAAGAGCTTCAAGTCGGGCGCCGCGCGCATGGCCCAGGAGGCCGGCGTCCCGCTGATCCCGATGGCCGTGTGGGGTACGCAGCGACTGTGGACCAAGGGCCACCCGCGCAACTTCAAGCGCAGCCACACCCCGATCACGATCCGTGTCGGCGAGGCCATAGAGGCCTCGCGCGACAAGTACGCGGGCGCGATCACCCGGCAGCTGCGCGAGCGCGTACAGGAGCTCCTGGAAGCCGCGCAGCGCGCCTATCCCGTACGCCCCAAGGGCCCGAACGACACCTGGTGGATGCCGGCCCACCTCGGCGGCACGGCTCCGACCCCCGAAGAGGTCAAGGCCGCGGAGACCCGTTGA
- a CDS encoding DUF4395 domain-containing protein produces MDIDARGPRFGAAVTTAVLAVVLITGSAWLLAWQTLAFALGAAGGVARSPYGWLFRTAVRPRVGPPTEFEAPGPPRFAQAVGFAFAAVGLFGYAVGPEWLGLAATGAALAAAFLNAAFGYCLGCEMYLLLRRLTVRAE; encoded by the coding sequence ATGGACATTGATGCGAGAGGGCCGCGGTTCGGAGCGGCCGTGACGACCGCCGTACTGGCGGTCGTACTGATCACCGGCAGCGCCTGGCTGCTGGCCTGGCAGACACTGGCGTTCGCGCTGGGCGCGGCGGGCGGCGTGGCGCGTTCGCCGTACGGCTGGCTGTTCCGTACGGCCGTACGACCCCGGGTCGGGCCGCCGACGGAGTTCGAGGCGCCGGGGCCGCCGCGGTTCGCGCAGGCGGTCGGGTTCGCGTTCGCCGCGGTGGGGCTGTTCGGCTACGCGGTGGGACCGGAATGGCTGGGGCTCGCGGCGACCGGGGCGGCGCTCGCGGCGGCGTTTCTCAACGCGGCGTTCGGGTACTGCCTCGGGTGCGAGATGTACCTGCTCCTGCGACGGCTGACGGTTCGCGCGGAGTAA
- a CDS encoding thioredoxin family protein has product MTGIVVCVVVLAAASAFGVLNRRRSGRVRVRGRDDGKRLGAAELGEDLGERATLVQFSSAFCAPCRATRRVLGEVAEMIPGVSHVEIDAEDHLDLVRELDILKTPTVLVLDVDGRVVRRATGQPRKADVIAALGEAVGTP; this is encoded by the coding sequence ATGACCGGAATCGTGGTGTGCGTGGTGGTGCTCGCGGCGGCGAGCGCGTTCGGAGTGCTGAACCGACGGCGGAGCGGGAGAGTCAGGGTGCGCGGGCGGGACGACGGAAAGCGGCTGGGCGCGGCCGAGTTGGGCGAGGACCTCGGTGAGCGGGCCACCCTCGTCCAGTTCTCCAGCGCCTTCTGCGCACCCTGCCGGGCGACCCGCAGGGTTCTCGGTGAGGTCGCCGAGATGATCCCGGGCGTGTCGCACGTCGAGATCGACGCCGAGGACCACCTCGACCTCGTACGGGAACTCGACATCCTCAAGACGCCGACCGTGCTCGTCCTCGACGTGGACGGACGCGTGGTCCGGCGCGCGACCGGGCAGCCGCGCAAGGCGGACGTGATCGCCGCGCTCGGCGAGGCCGTCGGAACACCCTGA
- a CDS encoding flavin reductase family protein translates to MTATPDLGTPRPASTRSVSSPSASPRLASPDLLRSVFRRHAAGVAVITAQGGEGPVGFTATSLTSVSAEPPLLSFGVGTGSSSWPTIAEKDHIGVHILGEHQRELAATFARSGADRFGAPTAWREGPEGVPVLDDVLAWLVCRIVARVPAGDHRIVLAEVVLGDPAGTGRPLLYHQGSFKSLRE, encoded by the coding sequence ATGACGGCCACGCCCGATCTCGGCACCCCTCGACCCGCCTCGACCCGATCCGTCTCGTCCCCATCCGCCTCGCCCCGACTCGCCTCTCCCGACCTGCTCCGTTCCGTCTTCCGGCGGCACGCGGCCGGAGTCGCCGTGATCACCGCTCAGGGCGGCGAGGGGCCCGTGGGCTTCACCGCCACTTCGCTCACCTCGGTGTCCGCCGAGCCCCCGCTGCTCTCCTTCGGCGTCGGCACGGGCTCGTCCAGTTGGCCGACGATCGCCGAGAAGGACCACATCGGCGTCCACATACTCGGCGAGCACCAGCGGGAACTGGCGGCCACCTTCGCCCGCAGCGGCGCCGACCGCTTCGGCGCGCCCACGGCCTGGCGGGAGGGTCCCGAGGGTGTCCCGGTGCTCGACGACGTCCTGGCCTGGCTCGTCTGCCGGATCGTCGCCCGCGTACCGGCCGGGGACCACCGCATCGTGCTGGCCGAGGTGGTCCTCGGGGACCCCGCCGGTACGGGTCGTCCGCTGCTGTACCACCAGGGGAGCTTCAAGAGCCTGCGGGAATGA
- a CDS encoding electron transfer flavoprotein subunit beta/FixA family protein, translating into MSLRIVVTVKYVPDATGDRHFADDLTVDRDDVDGLLSELDEYAVEQALQIADEADDAEITVLTVGPEDAKDALRKALSMGADKAIHVEDDDLHGTDIIGTSLVLAKAIEKAGYDLVISGMASTDGTAGVVPALLAERLGVPQVTLLSEVSVEGGPNGTVKGRRDGDSASEQLEASLPAVVSVTDQSGEARYPSFKGIMAAKKKPVQSWDLEDLEIETDEVGLEGSWTKVDSATERPARTAGTIVKDEGEGGKQLAEFLAGQKFV; encoded by the coding sequence GTGAGCTTGAGGATCGTTGTCACTGTGAAGTACGTGCCCGACGCCACTGGCGACCGGCACTTCGCCGATGACCTGACCGTCGACCGTGACGACGTGGACGGCCTGCTGTCGGAGCTCGACGAGTACGCGGTCGAGCAAGCCCTGCAGATCGCCGACGAGGCGGACGACGCGGAGATCACCGTGCTGACCGTCGGCCCCGAGGACGCCAAGGACGCGCTGCGCAAGGCTCTGTCGATGGGGGCCGACAAGGCCATCCACGTCGAGGACGACGACCTGCATGGCACGGACATCATCGGCACGTCGCTCGTGCTGGCCAAGGCCATCGAGAAGGCCGGCTACGACCTCGTCATCTCCGGCATGGCGTCCACCGACGGCACCGCCGGTGTCGTCCCGGCCCTGCTCGCCGAGCGCCTGGGTGTCCCGCAGGTCACGCTGCTCTCCGAGGTCTCCGTCGAGGGTGGCCCCAACGGAACGGTCAAGGGGCGCCGTGACGGCGACTCCGCCTCGGAGCAGCTGGAGGCCTCGCTGCCCGCGGTCGTGTCGGTCACCGACCAGTCGGGTGAGGCGCGTTACCCGTCCTTCAAGGGCATCATGGCCGCCAAGAAGAAGCCGGTTCAGTCCTGGGACCTGGAGGACCTGGAGATCGAGACGGACGAGGTCGGTCTCGAAGGTTCCTGGACCAAGGTCGACTCCGCGACCGAGCGCCCGGCGCGCACCGCCGGCACGATCGTCAAGGACGAGGGCGAGGGCGGCAAGCAGCTCGCCGAGTTCCTCGCGGGCCAGAAGTTCGTCTAA
- a CDS encoding electron transfer flavoprotein subunit alpha/FixB family protein: MAEVLVYVDHVDGAVRKPTLELLTLARRIGEPVAVALGNGAADTAAALAEHGAVKVLTHDAAEYADYLVVPKVDALQAAYEAVSPAAVLVPSSAEGKEIAARLAVRIGSGIITDATDLEAGDEGPVATQSAFAASFTTKSRISKGTPVITVKPNSAAVEAAPAAGAVEALSVSFSDKATGTKVTGRTPRESTGRPELTEAAIVVSGGRGVNGAENFAIIEALADSLGAAVGASRAAVDAGWYPHTNQVGQTGKSVSPQLYIASGISGAIQHRAGMQTSKTIVAINKDAEAPIFDLVDYGVVGDLFEVVPQLTDEIKTRKG; the protein is encoded by the coding sequence ATGGCTGAAGTTCTCGTCTACGTCGACCACGTGGACGGTGCCGTCCGCAAGCCCACCCTGGAGCTGCTGACGCTGGCCCGCCGCATCGGCGAGCCCGTCGCCGTCGCGCTGGGCAACGGCGCCGCCGACACCGCCGCCGCACTCGCCGAGCACGGCGCGGTCAAGGTCCTCACGCACGATGCCGCCGAGTACGCCGACTACCTGGTCGTACCGAAGGTGGACGCGCTGCAGGCCGCGTACGAGGCCGTCTCCCCGGCCGCCGTGCTCGTGCCGTCCTCTGCTGAGGGCAAGGAGATCGCCGCCCGTCTCGCGGTCCGTATCGGCTCGGGCATCATCACCGACGCCACCGACCTGGAGGCCGGCGACGAGGGCCCGGTGGCCACGCAGTCCGCGTTCGCCGCCTCCTTCACCACCAAGTCCCGGATCTCCAAGGGCACCCCGGTCATCACGGTCAAGCCGAACTCGGCCGCCGTGGAGGCCGCCCCGGCCGCCGGCGCCGTCGAGGCGCTGTCCGTGTCCTTCTCGGACAAGGCGACCGGCACCAAGGTCACCGGCCGCACCCCGCGCGAGTCGACCGGCCGCCCCGAGCTGACCGAGGCCGCGATCGTGGTCTCCGGCGGCCGCGGCGTCAACGGCGCCGAGAACTTCGCGATCATCGAGGCGCTCGCCGACTCGCTCGGCGCGGCCGTCGGCGCCTCGCGTGCCGCGGTGGACGCCGGCTGGTACCCGCACACCAACCAGGTCGGCCAGACCGGCAAGTCCGTGTCGCCGCAGCTGTACATCGCCTCCGGCATCTCCGGCGCGATCCAGCACCGCGCCGGTATGCAGACCTCCAAGACGATCGTGGCCATCAACAAGGACGCCGAGGCCCCGATCTTCGACCTGGTCGACTACGGCGTGGTCGGCGACCTCTTCGAGGTCGTCCCGCAGCTCACCGACGAGATCAAGACCCGCAAGGGCTGA